One Halorarum halophilum DNA window includes the following coding sequences:
- a CDS encoding MarR family transcriptional regulator — MSSERQSHGPTYDEPEVKHPLTGQIVNIRNFINELVDSSRLDVLKALTDHQHRTPSDIEQMGEVSRQTASKHLADLAKRGLTNRGENPREQRITAGGKFVVQSLSTHSDVVSREQLALLTRSASASQLLYALSRGSVRPRNLAQEERMSPSRSTIQRTLSTFTCQGWCREDHGRYRLTSTGTEVLEAHRTIIDRTTQSVKKSTFLQRLSPARADFPPEALAEAEVAVSDPSSPGEALSLALKLCDRNLHHFRAFTSIYNARLFTTYYKIFNLGLDGEAIVDASVYQQIRENEQTAHLIDDSEYDRYRLLRLPDKMTLGIGIYDDRKVAIGAFNETGNGRHTAILLSSNDEFVEWGIDLYESIREQACRPSQQKSHPTQAHSKTS; from the coding sequence ATGTCGAGCGAACGCCAATCTCATGGGCCAACCTACGACGAACCGGAGGTCAAACACCCGCTTACAGGCCAGATAGTTAACATTCGGAACTTCATTAACGAGCTTGTCGACTCCTCCCGTCTGGATGTTCTCAAAGCCCTGACCGACCATCAGCACCGTACACCATCCGATATCGAACAAATGGGAGAGGTATCGCGCCAGACAGCATCGAAACATCTGGCAGACCTCGCGAAGCGAGGGCTGACGAACCGGGGTGAAAACCCGCGTGAGCAACGAATCACAGCTGGCGGGAAATTCGTCGTCCAGTCGTTATCTACTCACTCAGATGTCGTGAGTCGCGAGCAGTTGGCGCTGTTAACTCGGTCGGCATCAGCGAGCCAATTATTGTATGCACTTAGCCGTGGCTCGGTTCGACCTCGGAATCTCGCACAAGAGGAACGAATGTCGCCCTCTCGATCGACGATCCAGCGCACGCTCAGCACGTTTACTTGCCAGGGGTGGTGTCGAGAAGACCATGGACGATACCGACTCACGTCGACTGGAACAGAGGTCTTGGAAGCACATCGGACCATCATAGACCGGACCACACAATCGGTCAAGAAGTCGACATTTCTCCAGCGGCTTTCACCAGCAAGAGCTGATTTCCCACCGGAAGCGCTCGCCGAAGCCGAGGTCGCTGTGTCAGATCCTTCTTCTCCTGGGGAAGCTCTCTCATTGGCCCTGAAACTCTGTGATCGGAATCTCCACCATTTCCGGGCCTTCACCTCGATCTATAACGCGCGGCTGTTCACTACCTACTACAAAATTTTCAACTTAGGGCTAGACGGGGAGGCAATTGTAGATGCGTCGGTTTACCAGCAAATCCGAGAAAACGAGCAGACGGCGCACCTCATTGATGACTCCGAATACGATCGGTATCGGTTACTCCGACTGCCTGATAAAATGACGCTTGGAATCGGAATCTACGACGATCGAAAGGTGGCAATTGGGGCTTTCAACGAAACAGGGAACGGTAGACACACCGCGATCTTGCTGAGTTCGAACGATGAGTTTGTTGAGTGGGGAATCGATCTCTACGAATCAATTCGCGAGCAGGCGTGTCGTCCTTCACAACAAAAATCCCATCCGACTCAAGCACACTCAAAGACGAGCTGA
- a CDS encoding helix-turn-helix transcriptional regulator has translation MYDLTGFQRDLLYVVAGLDEPHGLALKDVLDDYYEKEIHHGRLYPNLDTLVEKGLVEKGEKDRRTNVYTISGRGRREIEARQDWESQYLDS, from the coding sequence ATGTATGACCTCACTGGGTTCCAGCGGGACCTCTTGTACGTTGTTGCTGGCCTCGATGAACCTCACGGACTCGCCCTCAAAGACGTACTCGACGACTATTATGAGAAAGAGATCCACCACGGTCGGCTCTATCCAAACCTCGACACGCTCGTCGAGAAAGGTCTTGTCGAGAAGGGTGAGAAAGACCGCCGCACGAATGTGTATACGATTTCCGGCCGTGGCCGGCGTGAGATCGAAGCTCGACAGGACTGGGAATCCCAGTACCTCGATAGTTAG
- a CDS encoding DUF7344 domain-containing protein, producing the protein MDTLCSSLRREVIHMFESAPTIDTASLEEVATHIDRRVPETTPTELETTLHHVHLPKLENRGWIDYDSRMGEIHYHGKDDAEQHLAELTAVFA; encoded by the coding sequence ATGGATACGTTGTGCAGTTCCCTCCGACGGGAAGTAATCCATATGTTTGAATCAGCCCCCACGATTGACACTGCTTCTCTGGAGGAGGTCGCCACCCACATTGACCGTCGAGTTCCAGAGACGACTCCTACTGAATTAGAAACGACTCTTCATCACGTTCACCTCCCGAAACTCGAAAACAGAGGCTGGATTGACTATGATTCTCGGATGGGGGAGATACACTATCATGGAAAAGATGACGCTGAGCAGCACTTAGCCGAACTCACTGCCGTGTTCGCATAG
- a CDS encoding carboxylate--amine ligase, translating to METTDHSIVVPVRDATTAVLSRHKSDIEETGTIVAVEDWETFDRAYDKGQLFSLAESLNVPAPETCDPSSVAEISEIAPEIPYPAIVKPRSKTVRDESGKCHYTRVDDTHYVESADELVATYHKLLEVYPVLEEQAHYPLIQEYIAGTTTTTVVLAEEGEILTHFQEERIRTYPSSGGSSTLLRGIRDPRMLASAREIISALDWTGPAMVEFMQPPDGEPYLIEVNGRYWGSLPFAIRSGVDIPWQHYRLLTELDVEPPDYSQTASLHHRLLYGDIKWLNEQLQHGNPTAVLHFLWACLRANQTFVSIEDPKPTLWVLCQGIILGIRTVLQRVLKTKPAGGGGTE from the coding sequence TTGGAGACGACCGACCACTCCATCGTAGTCCCGGTTCGTGATGCTACCACAGCAGTACTCTCGAGACACAAGTCGGACATCGAGGAGACCGGGACGATCGTCGCAGTTGAAGACTGGGAGACTTTCGACCGAGCGTATGATAAGGGCCAGCTCTTTTCGCTTGCGGAATCGCTGAACGTCCCTGCTCCAGAAACGTGCGACCCTTCGTCCGTCGCAGAGATCTCAGAAATCGCTCCCGAGATCCCGTATCCGGCGATTGTTAAGCCTCGGAGCAAGACGGTCAGGGACGAATCTGGGAAGTGTCATTACACCCGAGTTGACGATACCCATTACGTAGAATCCGCAGACGAGCTCGTGGCGACATACCACAAGTTGTTGGAGGTGTATCCCGTTCTTGAAGAGCAGGCGCACTACCCCCTCATCCAGGAGTACATCGCCGGAACGACCACGACGACGGTTGTACTTGCCGAGGAGGGGGAGATTCTCACTCATTTTCAAGAGGAGCGAATCCGGACTTATCCGTCGTCAGGCGGGTCCTCGACGCTGCTCCGGGGAATACGTGATCCGCGAATGTTAGCATCTGCCCGGGAAATTATCAGCGCCTTGGACTGGACCGGCCCGGCGATGGTTGAGTTCATGCAGCCTCCTGACGGTGAGCCCTATCTGATCGAAGTTAACGGTCGGTACTGGGGTTCCCTTCCGTTCGCAATCCGGAGCGGCGTCGATATTCCATGGCAACACTACCGGCTGCTCACTGAATTAGACGTTGAGCCGCCAGATTATTCCCAGACGGCGAGTCTCCACCACCGGCTACTGTATGGCGATATTAAGTGGCTCAACGAGCAGCTTCAGCACGGCAATCCGACAGCGGTGCTCCATTTCCTCTGGGCGTGTCTTCGGGCAAACCAAACGTTTGTCTCCATCGAAGATCCGAAACCGACCCTCTGGGTACTCTGTCAGGGGATTATACTCGGAATTCGAACTGTCCTTCAGCGAGTCCTGAAAACCAAGCCCGCCGGGGGGGGAGGGACCGAGTAA